TAAAACCTATATTGGCTCTATTAATCGCGGACAACAAGCTTATTATTTGGAATATAGCAAATTTGCGGCGAATCTTCCGGAGTTACAGATGGGAATTCAACCAGAAACGAAGAACTATAGCTATCGGGTTGTACTTTCTGCTGCTAATCCGAAACAGGTGATGGCGATCGCCCAAGCTAAATCTGCAAATACTGAGAGTTTTATTGGCTTAGTGTATTTTGTTCCCGAGAATGCTAAGGGTTCTGAACCTGTTACCGTCGCTCAAGTTTGTCGCATGACTGTTCCCCTGACTCAGGAACCTGCTATGCCTGCCGCTCCTGCCAGTGCATCAGAGAAGATACAATGTCCTGAAGGTTCATTTCCTCTCTAATATTACAGTTCTATCGTTCCCATAATTTAGCTGTAGAATTTGCACCGGAGGCACTGTAAAATCCTTGATGCTGCCTCTGCGTGATATCTGAACTTATGACGACGCTTGACTCTGGTTTAACTCCCACCCTGATTTCTCCCACATTGGAAATTGAATCATTACCTCAAGATAAACCCGTAAAACTGGGAATTATGGCTTCTGGAAGTGGAAGTAATTTTCAGGCGATCGCCCAAGCTATAACAGATGGTAAACTGAGGGCGCAGATACAGGTATTAATCTACAACAATCCCGATGCCTATGCCGCAGTCAGAGCCAAGGATTGGGGAGTACCTGCTGTATTATTAAATCACCGAGAATACCCCAGTCGGGAAGCCTTGGACGCTCAAATAGCCCAAACTCTGAAGGAATACGGTGTGGAATGGGTAGTTATGGCTGGTTGGATGCGTTTAGTAACGCCTGTATTAATTGATGCTTTCCCCAATCAAATTATCAATATTCATCCTAGTCTTTTGCCTAGTTTTAAAGGCACACGGGCGATAGAACAGGCTTTAGATACTGGCGTCAAAATTGCTGGTTGTACAGCACATTTAGTCTGTCTGGAGGTGGATAGTGGGAAAATTTTAATGCAAGCAGCTGTGCCAGTATTACCCAATGATACGAGAGATACTCTCCATGCTCGAATTCAGATAGAGGAGCATCGAATTCTACCCCAGGCGATCGCCCTAGCAACTTTCTCTGAATAG
The Calothrix sp. 336/3 DNA segment above includes these coding regions:
- the purN gene encoding phosphoribosylglycinamide formyltransferase is translated as MTTLDSGLTPTLISPTLEIESLPQDKPVKLGIMASGSGSNFQAIAQAITDGKLRAQIQVLIYNNPDAYAAVRAKDWGVPAVLLNHREYPSREALDAQIAQTLKEYGVEWVVMAGWMRLVTPVLIDAFPNQIINIHPSLLPSFKGTRAIEQALDTGVKIAGCTAHLVCLEVDSGKILMQAAVPVLPNDTRDTLHARIQIEEHRILPQAIALATFSE
- a CDS encoding type IV pilin-like G/H family protein, whose translation is MKIFFLTEETFVNSIGFSGIGAIARQGFVFALIGGILTINGCSQSTSESGKTSETVSNSSTTSPVLGAAIATLDVVTRVSLADNVNKAKESEGKTYIGSINRGQQAYYLEYSKFAANLPELQMGIQPETKNYSYRVVLSAANPKQVMAIAQAKSANTESFIGLVYFVPENAKGSEPVTVAQVCRMTVPLTQEPAMPAAPASASEKIQCPEGSFPL